The Roseibium sp. Sym1 nucleotide sequence TTTCCGGATCGAGACCGGCCGGGTCCGCGACCACCTTCTTCAGGTTCTCGCGGGCGTTCGGGCCCCAGATGCCGATGGTGGTGAACTTCTCGCTGACATCGGTGACGGTGACGTCGAAGCCCTTGTCGGCGGCCATGCGCTTGACATAGTGGTAGTCGCGCGGGCCGGCATCGGCGCCGTCGACGATGCGGCAGCGGTCTTCCATGCGGAACACGGTCAGGTCGGCGCGCACATTGCCCTCGTCGTCGAGGAAGTGGGTGTAGATGCCCTTGCCGACGTTGTTGTCGCCGCCGATCTTGGCCGCGCACAGCCATTCCAGCAGCTCGACATGGTCCGGGCCCTCGACGTCGAACATGTAGAAATGCGACAGGTTGATGAGGCCGCAATCCTCGCTCAGCGCGAGCTGCTCGGCATTGGAGACGCGCCAGAAGTGGCGGTTGTCCCACTCGTTCTCGCGCACCGGCACCTGGTCACCGTATTTTTCAAGGAGGGGCTCGTTGGCCGCGTAGCCATGCGCACGTTCCCAACCGCCCAGCTCCATGAAATAGCCGCCAAGCTCGACTTCGCGCTCATAGAAGGGCGAGCGCTTGACGCCACGGCTGGAGACATAGGGCTCGCGCGGATGGACCGCCGGGAAATAGATCTTCTGCGCCGCTTCGTAGCAGCGGTTCTCGATATATTCCTCGGTCATCTGATGTGCGTAGAAACGCGAATAGTCGATGGCCGCGTGGTCAATTTCGGTGCGTCCGTCGGTGATCCAGTCGGCGATCAGCTTGCCGTAGCCCGGGCCGTCCTTGACCCAGATGGCGACGCAGTACCAAAGGCCGCGCACCTTCTGGCTTTCGCCGCAGGACGGACCGCCGGAGGCGGAAACCTGGAGCAGGCCGTTGAAGGAATGGCCTTCGTTGTAGCCGATCTCGCCAAGGATCGGCGTCAGTTCCATGGCGCGTTCCAGCGGCTCCATGACCTGTTCCATTTCCAGGTCGCGTTGCGAGGGTGACAGGCGGGCCTGATCCTTTTCCAGAATGTCGCGCGGATGGCACATGCGCGGTTCGTTGGGCTCATAGTAGCCCCATTCGATCTGGCCGCCTTCGGTGGTCTTCGGGTCGCCGGTGTCGCGCATATAGGCGGAGTTGCCCTGGTCGCGCATCAGCGGGAAGCCAATATCCTTGCCGGTGCCCTCGAACTCGTTGTACGGGCCGAAGAAGGTCAGCGGGTGGTCGACCGGCATGACGGGCAGGTCTTCGCCGACCATCTCGGCGATCAGGCGACCCCAGAGGCCGGCGCAGACGATGACATGATCCGCCATGATCGTGCCGCGATGGGTCTTGACGCCCTTGATGTGGCCGTCCTCGACGATGAGAGACTGGGCGGGCGTGTTGGCAAAGGCTTTCAGCTTGCCGCTCTTCTCGCCTTCGTCGACCAGCTTGCCGGCAACGGTCTGCGAGCGTGGAATGACGAGGCCCGCATCCGGATCCCACATGCCGCCCTGGACCATGTCCTCCTCGATCAGCGGGAACTTTTCCTTGATCTCTGCGGGTTCGACCAGGCGCACGTTGGTGCCGAAGGCCTTGCCGGAAGTCACCTTGCGCTTGATTTCCTCCATCCAGGCATCGTCGCCGGTCCGGGCGACTTCCAGGCCGCCGACGCGGGCGTAATGGCCCATCTTGTCGAAGAACTCGATGGAATATTGCGTGGTCCAGACCGACAGGTAGTCGTGGCTGGTGGTGTAGCAGAAGTCGGAGGCGTGGGCCGTCGAGCCGATGTCGGTCGGAATGCCCGACTTGTCGATGCCGACAATGTCGGTCCAGCCGCGCTCGATCAGGTGATGTGCGACCGAGGCGCCGACAATGCCGCCCAGACCGACGATGACAATTTGTGCCTTGTCAGGAAATGCTGACATGTCTCATTCCTTTTCCATCAACCGGACGCGAGATCCTATCGTCCCGCCTCTGTCGTGTCTTCGAAACCCCGCGGCGGGCATGCCGGACCCGGTATCGGTCCTGCCGTCGGCGCGTGCTCCGAAATTCCATGTGTTGACGGCAGTATCGCGACTGAAAGCGGGGCCAAATAGCGTAATTGCGTCATGACGGCATAATCGCCACGACACCGGCCTGAAATCGCATCGGCAAATTGCTGGAGGTCGGTGCCGCAGGGTGCGTGACCCGCCTTCGCGGAACGTATCCATTGTAACAGATGTGTCAGGCGTTCGCGCTGGGCAGGCGGCTCCGATACAATCCTTACAGTTTTGCCTCTAAGACAACGTCCGGCGGATACGTCCGGTAGCGATCTTCTGTGCAGTGGGCGCCAGGTTTTTGCCTGGCAGCACCCAATTCGATCTCGGCTATTGGCCGCCAGACACAGAGGACAAACGACATGAGCTTCCGATTGCTGACACCCTATTCCAAGACACTTGGCTGGAACAAAAAACTCGGTCCGGCCTGGTCCGACTGGATGGAGGGGAGCGACGCCGGTGCACCGGTGGAAAGGTCCGCGCGCGGTGATGACGACGGTGCCAATGATCCCGCCGCAAGTCCGGAAGAGGAAGACAGATCCGTTCGTCGCGGTGGCGATCTGGCGGGCGGCGCCGATGGCGTTCGAACGATGGAGCGCGGTGAAGCCGCCGATGTCGCCTGGTCCTTCGGCGGCTATGGCGGCATCGGTTTACTTGGTGGCCTTGGCGGGGCCATCCCCCTGCAGAACGGGCTGGGCCTGAACCTGTCGCCGATCAATTTCTGGATCGATTATGCGGGTGAGGATGAATTCCACGGCACCAACGGCGTCGACCGGGCCTACGGCCTCTGGGGGGACGACGACATCTTCCTCTACGACGGCAATGACACGGCCCATGGCGGCTTCGGCAACGACCTGATCGTGGGCGGGCGCGGCAATGACCGGCTTTACGGTGAAGCCGGCAATGATGTCCTGTCGGGCGATGTCGGCGACGATTACCTGAATGGCGGCACAGGCAATGACGTGCTGCTCGGCGGCCACGGCAAGGACCAGATCCATGGCGGCTCCGGCAACGACCGGATCGACGGCGGCTTTGACAGGGACGTGGTACGTGCCGGTGACGGTGACGACCGGGTCGAAGGCGGCGATGGCAACGACACGCTCTGGGGCGATGACGGCCGGGACACGATCCTGGGCGGCGACGGCGACGACCAGCTTTTCGGCGGCCTCGGCAACGACCTGCTGCAGGGTGGTGCCGGCGACGACCAGATGGACGGTGGTGCGGGCCTGGACGTGCTGGTCGGTGATATCGGCAATGATGTCATGGATGGCGGCGCCGGTGACGACACCATGGACGGCGGTGCAGGCAACGACCTGATGCAGGGCGGCGACGGCTCCGACGAGATGGAAGGCGGCGCGGGAAATGACCAGATCCTTGGCGGCGGCGATGCCGACTGGCTCTTTGGCGATGGCGGCAACGACTATATCCATGGCGGAGCCGGCAATGACCATATCACCGGCGGCAGCAACAGCGCAGGCGACATCGGCGATTACCTGCATGGCGGCACCGGCTTCGACATTTTCTATTTCGCGGCCGGCGACAGCGGCGGGGCCTCGGGGCCGATGGACGTGATCGGAGATTTTGTCCAGGGCGGTGACCTGATTGTCATCGAGGGCTTCTTCGCAGACTTCCTGGGTGAGCAGGCCGGCTTCTCCAACACGCCGGGCGCAGAGGCGTATTACGAACTGGTCCAGGACGACCAGTTCGGCGCGGTCACCAATGTCCATGTGCGTGACGGTTTCGGCCTTGAGGCCGACCTGTCCTTCCAGGTGCTCGGCCATGTCGACCTGACGGTGAACGACCTGTTCCTGATCTGATGTCCGGAAGCCCGGGGCTGCCCTCAGGGGCGGCCCACCTGGTTTGCTCCCTGAACTGCCGCGTATGAAGACCGGGTTCTTCGGCGCGGCTTTTTTCGGTTGTGGCAATCAATTGGAAACCGCTGATACAATTGAAATCTTTCGCGAAATCAATCAGATAAGCAGGGCTCCCATCTTCGTATCGTCAGCAGGGAAGCTGACGCGCCCAAGATGGAGAGATGCACATGAAAGCGAAAAACACCCTTCTGACCGCTCTGGCGGCCCTTGCCGTCGGCACGGTCTTCACCGTGTCCGTTCCGGTGTCCGCCCAGGCGGCTGACCGCAGCGTCACCTGCAATGACGGCACCGTCTACAATTTCGGTCCGGACGACGCGATCAGCAACGAAGTCGCCTGCGCCAGCCATGGCGGCGTCAAGCCGGCTTCGCCGTTCAAGGCCGGCAAGATCAAGACCCGCGGCATGACGGTCAAGCCGGCCAAGCCGCTGCGCGTTTCCGGCAATGGCAGCCAGCAGAACGCAGTGCCGGACGGATCCTATGGCGGCAAGAACAAGGCCGTTGCCTGGACCACGGGCTGCTATGCCGAATTCGGCCCGAACGCGGCCCACCCGGACGCGGCAATGCTGCAAAAATGTCTGGGCAACTGAGACGGGCGACAGGTCGGAAGATGACCTGATCCGTTCAAGATAACCCCGTGTTTCCCCGGAAACGCGGGGTTTCTTGGTTCCTGGCCTTAGGCTGTAGTGACAAATTAACGACTGGCATCGTTGGGGTCAGGATCGTTTTCCTGAACAGGCGGAAAGCGCAAGGAAGTGCAGCGCACTTTCGAGCATTTCCAACGCCTTCAGGGACGATCCTGGACCAACCCCGAAGGGGCCGTCCGAAAATCGGGTCATTTCTGCGTCGCATGTCGTCGAATATGCCCCGCATGTCCGTCCTCCATGCTCCTTGATATGACCCGATTTTCAGGCGGCGCTGCCAATCGTTAATCTGTCACTACAGCCTAGTCAGCCTGTTCGAGGATTGCCCGGTAGACCTCCGGGTCGGTATCGCCTTCGCTGCCGAAGACAAGCAGCCGCGAGCCCTCGTTCAGGTCCAGTTGCCTGCGCCACGCCGCATCGAGGCAGCAGGCCTCTGCCGCGGCAAGGCCGGCAATGGCCGATTCGCCTGCGGTTACCGGGGGCGTGCGTCTTGCCAGGCGGCGCATCCAGCGGCCCACGGACGCTTCCGGAATGCCGACTGCGGCATCGCAATGGTCCTTGAGGACTTCCCAGGCGAGAAGCGAGACCTCTCCGCAGGCAAGGCCCGCCATCAGCGTGTCGAGATCACCTTCCACCGCGACGGGTTCGCCCGCCTCGAAGCTTGCCAGCCAGCAGGCCGCCTCCAGCGGATCGCCCAGGATGACCCGGGGACGGGTGTCGCCAAATTGGCGCTTGACCTGGGCCGCGACGGCCGCCGCCATGCCGCCAACGCCGGTCTGCACAAACACGTGGGTCGGCGGTTCCGGCAGTGCACGCAGCGCTTCGGCTGCCATGATCTCGTAGCCCTGCATCACGTCGCGCGGCACATCCAGGTAACCGGGATAGGAGGTGTCGGAGACGACAAACCAGCCTTCCGCGGTTGCCGTGCGCTGTGCTTCACGCACGGACTCGTCGTAGTTTCCGGACACACGGCGAACCTCGGCGCCGTATTTCGCGATCGCCGCGCGGCGGCCTTCCGACACGGTCGCATGGATGAAGATCACGCAGCGTGCCCCGAACCGTTCGGCGCCCCAGGCGACCGAGCGGCCGTGGTTGCCGTCCGTTGCGCAGCAGACCGTGATGTCCCCGGCTTCCGGATGGGCCCTGTCGGTCACTTCCTGCATCGAGATCTCGCGACCGAGCCGCCTGGAAAGTTCTTTTTGCAGCAGGCGGGCAACGGCATAGGCGCCGCCAAGAGCCTTGAAGCTGCCCAGACCGAACCGGGAACCCTCATCCTTGTAGTGAAGGGAGGCAACGCCGAATTCGGCAGCGATTTCACTCAGGGAAACAAGCGGTGTCGGTGCGTAGCCGGGCCAGTTGGACACGGCCTCGAATGCGTTCGCATAGGCCTTGTCCGAGAGAATGTCGTTTTGGGCGGGGGTCCATGGCGCATCGCGCCTTGCCGTCCGGTTCGAAACCAGGCGGTACTCTTCAAGCATATTCCGACGTCCTTCCGTGTGGCCAGAGGCGGCGTTTGCCGCCTCTGGCCATGTCTCAGAAATTGTTCTGTTTTTCAATCGATCCCAGCAGGGCATCCAGCATTTCGATGCCTTCGGCGCCATATTGCTCCTCGATGAGGGCGCGCACGGCCGGCTGGGCGGCTTCAGCGAATTTCGCCTGCTCTTCCGGGGTGACGACATTGACTTCCATCTTCGCGGCAAGGGCCGGCAGACCCTTGTCGGAGGCCTCGATGACGCGGGACGCGGAGCGCCCGGCATCGGTGGCAACCTCCGCCGCCCAGTTGATCAGCGTCTGGTATTCCGGTGCCAGCCCGTCATAGAAATCGGAGTTGATCGTCCAGACATAGGGCGTGATGACGTGGTTGGTGATCGAGAGGTATTTCTGGACTTCGTCGAACTTGGCGAAGGCAATGATCGGCACCGGGTTCATCTGCCCGTCCGCAACACCTGTCTGCAGTGCGGTGTAGACCTCCGCCCACGGCAGCGGGGTCGGCTTGCCGCCGAGAGAGGAGATGATCGCCTCATGCGTCGGCAGGGTCATGGTGCGGATCTTGAGCCCTTCCATGTCTTCGACGGAGGTGATCGGGGCCTTGGAGTTGGTGAAGGCGAAGAACCCGCCTGAATCCAGCAGGCCAAGCACCTTCAGCTCGGTCTTGCTTTCCAGGTCGGCGACGAATTTCTTGCCGAATTCGCTGTCCTTGTCGATCACGCGCGTGGCGACGCCGATGTTCGGGAAGGCGAAGGGAATGTCGAAGACGCCGACGA carries:
- a CDS encoding TRAP transporter substrate-binding protein; this translates as MSFLRSTAIALTAAVALTGQALAADITIRLAHLNPEDPTQSHSGAMAAVFKSLVEANSNGAIEVQLFPNGQLGKDNEVIDQVRTGVVESTISSSGGLAQHYPLVGVFDIPFAFPNIGVATRVIDKDSEFGKKFVADLESKTELKVLGLLDSGGFFAFTNSKAPITSVEDMEGLKIRTMTLPTHEAIISSLGGKPTPLPWAEVYTALQTGVADGQMNPVPIIAFAKFDEVQKYLSITNHVITPYVWTINSDFYDGLAPEYQTLINWAAEVATDAGRSASRVIEASDKGLPALAAKMEVNVVTPEEQAKFAEAAQPAVRALIEEQYGAEGIEMLDALLGSIEKQNNF
- a CDS encoding GcvT family protein — encoded protein: MSAFPDKAQIVIVGLGGIVGASVAHHLIERGWTDIVGIDKSGIPTDIGSTAHASDFCYTTSHDYLSVWTTQYSIEFFDKMGHYARVGGLEVARTGDDAWMEEIKRKVTSGKAFGTNVRLVEPAEIKEKFPLIEEDMVQGGMWDPDAGLVIPRSQTVAGKLVDEGEKSGKLKAFANTPAQSLIVEDGHIKGVKTHRGTIMADHVIVCAGLWGRLIAEMVGEDLPVMPVDHPLTFFGPYNEFEGTGKDIGFPLMRDQGNSAYMRDTGDPKTTEGGQIEWGYYEPNEPRMCHPRDILEKDQARLSPSQRDLEMEQVMEPLERAMELTPILGEIGYNEGHSFNGLLQVSASGGPSCGESQKVRGLWYCVAIWVKDGPGYGKLIADWITDGRTEIDHAAIDYSRFYAHQMTEEYIENRCYEAAQKIYFPAVHPREPYVSSRGVKRSPFYEREVELGGYFMELGGWERAHGYAANEPLLEKYGDQVPVRENEWDNRHFWRVSNAEQLALSEDCGLINLSHFYMFDVEGPDHVELLEWLCAAKIGGDNNVGKGIYTHFLDDEGNVRADLTVFRMEDRCRIVDGADAGPRDYHYVKRMAADKGFDVTVTDVSEKFTTIGIWGPNARENLKKVVADPAGLDPENFPFAAIRQIEIAGKSVMALRLSYVGEQGWELHMKYEDGLAVWDALRGIGVMAVGVETYANSRRLEKSLRLQNADLLTQYNLYEADLARPKVKEADFRGKAKHLEYRARDKQPAMLCTLVMQENTDASGVRRYPVGTMPVQDPDTGKTLVDSLGRISYTTSVAYGPTIGKNIILAYLPQDYCEVGRKLNVEYFSETYPVEVAGVGYAPLYDPENLKPRS
- a CDS encoding calcium-binding protein; amino-acid sequence: MSFRLLTPYSKTLGWNKKLGPAWSDWMEGSDAGAPVERSARGDDDGANDPAASPEEEDRSVRRGGDLAGGADGVRTMERGEAADVAWSFGGYGGIGLLGGLGGAIPLQNGLGLNLSPINFWIDYAGEDEFHGTNGVDRAYGLWGDDDIFLYDGNDTAHGGFGNDLIVGGRGNDRLYGEAGNDVLSGDVGDDYLNGGTGNDVLLGGHGKDQIHGGSGNDRIDGGFDRDVVRAGDGDDRVEGGDGNDTLWGDDGRDTILGGDGDDQLFGGLGNDLLQGGAGDDQMDGGAGLDVLVGDIGNDVMDGGAGDDTMDGGAGNDLMQGGDGSDEMEGGAGNDQILGGGDADWLFGDGGNDYIHGGAGNDHITGGSNSAGDIGDYLHGGTGFDIFYFAAGDSGGASGPMDVIGDFVQGGDLIVIEGFFADFLGEQAGFSNTPGAEAYYELVQDDQFGAVTNVHVRDGFGLEADLSFQVLGHVDLTVNDLFLI
- a CDS encoding diaminopropionate ammonia-lyase translates to MLEEYRLVSNRTARRDAPWTPAQNDILSDKAYANAFEAVSNWPGYAPTPLVSLSEIAAEFGVASLHYKDEGSRFGLGSFKALGGAYAVARLLQKELSRRLGREISMQEVTDRAHPEAGDITVCCATDGNHGRSVAWGAERFGARCVIFIHATVSEGRRAAIAKYGAEVRRVSGNYDESVREAQRTATAEGWFVVSDTSYPGYLDVPRDVMQGYEIMAAEALRALPEPPTHVFVQTGVGGMAAAVAAQVKRQFGDTRPRVILGDPLEAACWLASFEAGEPVAVEGDLDTLMAGLACGEVSLLAWEVLKDHCDAAVGIPEASVGRWMRRLARRTPPVTAGESAIAGLAAAEACCLDAAWRRQLDLNEGSRLLVFGSEGDTDPEVYRAILEQAD